The following coding sequences lie in one Cupriavidus sp. WKF15 genomic window:
- the ribBA gene encoding bifunctional 3,4-dihydroxy-2-butanone-4-phosphate synthase/GTP cyclohydrolase II codes for MTIARTEDIIADIRAGRMVILVDEEDRENEGDLVLAADFVTPEAINFMAKYGRGLICLTLTAERCRQLNLQPMVSRNGTQHGTNFTVSIEAAEGVTTGISAADRARTVEAAVARDAKPSDLVQPGHIFPLTAQPGGVLIRAGHTEAGCDLGALAGLTPAAVICEIMKDDGTMARLPDLIEFAREHDLKIGTIADLIHYRSRTESIVERVGERSMETPYGTFHSIAYRDKPTGHAHLALVKGTPTVDKETLVRVHEPLSVLDLLEVSRTTHSWSMPAALEAIAQAESGVMVLLNCGDSSEQLFTQFTALDEPQSRPRRKPDLRTYGMGAQILKDVGVGKMRVLAARQRMPSMTGYDLEVTGYQPMNGQAD; via the coding sequence ATGACAATCGCCCGTACCGAAGACATCATTGCCGACATCCGTGCCGGCCGCATGGTCATTCTCGTGGATGAAGAAGACCGCGAGAATGAAGGCGACCTGGTCCTGGCTGCCGATTTCGTCACACCCGAAGCGATCAATTTCATGGCCAAGTATGGCCGCGGCCTGATCTGCCTGACATTGACAGCCGAACGCTGCCGCCAGCTGAACCTGCAGCCGATGGTCAGCCGCAACGGTACCCAGCACGGCACCAACTTCACGGTATCGATCGAAGCCGCCGAGGGCGTGACCACCGGCATTTCCGCGGCAGACCGCGCCCGCACGGTGGAAGCCGCCGTCGCACGCGACGCCAAGCCGTCCGACCTGGTGCAGCCGGGGCACATCTTCCCGCTGACCGCGCAGCCCGGCGGCGTGCTGATCCGCGCCGGCCACACCGAAGCCGGTTGCGACCTCGGCGCCCTGGCCGGCCTGACGCCGGCTGCCGTGATCTGCGAGATCATGAAGGACGACGGCACCATGGCGCGCCTGCCCGACCTGATCGAATTCGCGCGGGAACACGACCTGAAGATCGGCACCATTGCCGACCTGATCCACTACCGCAGCCGCACCGAGAGCATCGTCGAGCGCGTGGGCGAGCGGTCGATGGAAACCCCGTACGGCACCTTCCACAGCATCGCCTACCGCGACAAGCCCACCGGCCATGCCCACCTGGCGCTGGTCAAGGGCACGCCCACGGTGGACAAGGAAACGCTGGTGCGCGTGCATGAGCCCCTGTCGGTGCTCGACCTGCTGGAAGTGTCCCGCACCACCCATTCGTGGAGCATGCCGGCAGCGCTCGAAGCCATCGCCCAGGCCGAAAGCGGCGTAATGGTGCTGCTCAACTGCGGCGACTCGTCCGAACAGCTCTTCACCCAGTTCACCGCGCTGGACGAACCCCAAAGCCGCCCGCGCCGCAAGCCGGACCTGCGCACCTACGGCATGGGCGCGCAGATCCTGAAGGATGTGGGCGTGGGCAAGATGCGCGTGCTGGCGGCCCGGCAGCGCATGCCCAGCATGACCGGCTACGACCTGGAAGTGACCGGCTACCAGCCCATGAACGGGCAGGCCGACTGA
- the ribH gene encoding 6,7-dimethyl-8-ribityllumazine synthase, with amino-acid sequence MDHGFYPSNLDGEGLRIGIVQARFNEPVCAELLEACVAELEKLGVEGEDTLVVTVPGALEVPLALQKMAESGQFDALVALGAVVRGETYHFELVSNESGAGITRVGLDFNVPIANGILTVDTDEQAHARTREKGRDCARAAVEMANLVVALDSLREHNGDDEDENDDE; translated from the coding sequence ATGGATCACGGCTTCTACCCCAGCAACCTCGACGGTGAAGGCCTGCGTATCGGCATCGTGCAGGCCCGCTTCAACGAGCCGGTCTGCGCCGAGCTGCTCGAAGCCTGCGTGGCCGAGCTGGAAAAGCTCGGTGTCGAAGGCGAAGACACCCTGGTGGTGACCGTGCCGGGCGCGCTGGAAGTGCCGCTGGCACTGCAGAAGATGGCCGAAAGCGGCCAGTTCGACGCACTGGTGGCGCTGGGCGCCGTGGTGCGCGGCGAAACCTACCATTTCGAGCTGGTCTCGAACGAGTCCGGCGCCGGCATCACCCGCGTTGGCCTGGACTTCAACGTGCCCATCGCCAACGGCATCCTGACCGTCGACACGGACGAGCAGGCCCATGCCCGCACGCGCGAGAAGGGCCGCGACTGCGCCCGCGCCGCCGTGGAAATGGCCAACCTGGTGGTTGCCCTGGATTCGCTGCGCGAGCACAACGGCGACGATGAAGACGAGAACGACGATGAGTGA
- the nusB gene encoding transcription antitermination factor NusB: MSDTPETGKPAAGAKPAARTEAKAPPKSARRRSRELALQGLYQWLLNRNDIGAIQAHLHDAQGFNKADGEHFDALLNGAVREEARLTAAFEPFLDRTVNELSPVERAALLVGSYELVHCVDIPYKVVINEAVELTKTFGGVEGYKYVNGVLDKLAAQVRSAEVAARR, translated from the coding sequence ATGAGTGACACGCCTGAAACCGGCAAGCCGGCGGCCGGCGCCAAGCCCGCCGCCCGCACCGAAGCCAAGGCCCCGCCCAAGAGCGCGCGCCGCCGCTCGCGCGAGCTGGCCCTGCAGGGCCTCTACCAGTGGCTGCTGAACCGCAACGACATCGGCGCGATCCAGGCTCACCTGCACGACGCACAGGGCTTCAACAAGGCCGACGGCGAGCATTTCGACGCGCTGCTGAATGGCGCCGTGCGCGAAGAGGCCCGCCTGACCGCGGCCTTCGAGCCGTTCCTGGACCGCACGGTCAATGAACTGTCGCCGGTGGAACGTGCCGCCCTGCTGGTGGGCAGCTATGAGCTCGTGCATTGCGTCGACATCCCCTACAAGGTCGTGATCAACGAAGCCGTTGAACTGACCAAGACCTTTGGCGGCGTCGAGGGCTACAAGTACGTGAACGGCGTACTGGACAAGCTCGCCGCCCAGGTG